One Halolamina litorea genomic window carries:
- a CDS encoding TRAP transporter permease gives MRNVLILLSLIFWGWVIFYAQTQQIPRGQYAIVFLGGILSLYIFTELMEMAGGGRGNLFDDLKTAYGPGNRLDAGILTFAAVDSLITTGYLAVNFNQLITGVGRAEGYEYVMAAVFTVVMIYLTWRSFGSTFLAVVLLGFAYGFFGMYAPGPLEHGGLGYERILRTVVIGLDGFFGFLTKLVAAWIALFMLYAGFLRGYGAFDLIMRLAFRSAKYIDSGIAQTAVLASAVIGSVNGSQTANAGMTGSFTIPLMKRNGMRPETAGAIEAVASTSGQVLPPVMGAAAFIMASLINGITYTDVIIAGLIPAAILCVTIFVAVHYVSVPQLEDTNAEKLLTGSMPRAEFITELIKYGFPLGVLIYRLGIEQVTVMTAALWTAGAMLFTGISMPLIGALLGLTDEEPVEALKRTLWETLDGAREGVVVLAPVTIILAAINGVVDILTATGVPTAISLTLLELSGGMLWLAAVLAMIICIILGLGMPTTASYTIVALLIAPTLTNQFFLPQFASHFFVFYAAILAGLTPPIATCVAVACGIAGGDFWETCLEGIKISAPLFVLPFVFVYHPEIVSATFGTQTFVSGTLALIGAVAMIHGINYVFTFDRLVTGAARVVFSVLGVVTMVHPQRFVQVGALAVIVALYVIQTLTGRPDPVGVLTSLFGNGSSEPATAEKQA, from the coding sequence ATGCGGAACGTGCTCATCCTCCTCTCGCTGATCTTCTGGGGATGGGTCATCTTCTACGCACAGACCCAACAGATCCCCCGTGGCCAGTACGCCATCGTGTTCCTCGGCGGTATCCTCTCGCTCTACATCTTCACCGAACTGATGGAGATGGCCGGCGGGGGCCGCGGGAACCTCTTCGATGACCTGAAGACCGCGTACGGGCCGGGCAACCGACTCGATGCCGGGATACTGACGTTCGCGGCGGTCGACTCGCTGATCACGACCGGTTACCTCGCGGTCAACTTCAACCAGTTGATCACGGGCGTCGGCCGCGCAGAGGGGTACGAGTACGTCATGGCGGCGGTGTTCACGGTCGTCATGATCTACCTGACGTGGCGCTCTTTCGGCTCCACGTTCCTCGCGGTCGTCCTGCTCGGGTTCGCCTACGGCTTCTTCGGCATGTACGCGCCGGGGCCGCTCGAACACGGTGGGCTCGGCTACGAGCGCATCCTGCGGACGGTCGTGATCGGGCTCGACGGCTTCTTCGGCTTCCTGACGAAGCTCGTCGCTGCCTGGATCGCGCTGTTCATGCTGTATGCGGGGTTCCTCCGAGGGTACGGTGCCTTCGACCTCATCATGCGGCTGGCGTTCCGGTCGGCGAAGTACATCGACTCGGGCATCGCCCAGACGGCGGTGCTTGCGAGCGCGGTCATCGGCTCGGTCAACGGCAGCCAGACCGCCAACGCCGGCATGACCGGGAGTTTCACCATCCCGCTGATGAAGCGCAACGGGATGCGCCCCGAGACGGCCGGCGCCATCGAGGCCGTCGCCTCCACCTCCGGGCAGGTGCTCCCGCCGGTCATGGGCGCGGCCGCGTTCATCATGGCCTCGCTCATCAACGGGATCACCTACACCGACGTGATCATCGCCGGGCTGATCCCGGCGGCGATCCTGTGTGTGACGATCTTCGTGGCGGTTCACTACGTCTCGGTTCCGCAGCTCGAAGACACCAACGCGGAGAAGCTCCTCACGGGGTCGATGCCCCGTGCGGAGTTCATCACCGAACTCATCAAGTACGGCTTCCCGCTCGGCGTGCTGATCTACCGCCTCGGGATCGAGCAGGTGACAGTCATGACGGCCGCGCTGTGGACTGCTGGAGCGATGCTCTTTACCGGCATCTCGATGCCGCTGATCGGCGCGCTGCTCGGCCTGACTGACGAGGAGCCCGTCGAAGCGCTCAAGCGGACCCTCTGGGAGACCCTCGACGGCGCCCGTGAGGGTGTGGTCGTGCTCGCGCCCGTGACGATCATCCTCGCGGCGATCAACGGCGTCGTCGACATCCTGACGGCGACGGGCGTGCCGACGGCCATCTCGCTGACGCTACTCGAACTCTCCGGCGGGATGCTCTGGCTCGCGGCGGTGCTGGCGATGATCATCTGCATCATCCTCGGACTGGGGATGCCGACGACGGCGTCTTACACCATCGTCGCGCTGCTGATCGCGCCGACGCTGACCAACCAGTTCTTCCTCCCGCAGTTCGCCAGCCACTTCTTCGTGTTCTACGCCGCGATCTTGGCGGGTCTCACCCCCCCGATCGCGACGTGTGTGGCGGTGGCCTGTGGGATCGCCGGCGGGGACTTCTGGGAGACCTGTCTCGAAGGGATCAAGATCTCCGCGCCGCTGTTCGTCCTCCCGTTCGTGTTCGTCTACCACCCCGAGATCGTCTCGGCGACGTTCGGGACACAGACGTTCGTCTCGGGCACGCTGGCGCTCATCGGCGCCGTGGCGATGATCCACGGGATCAACTACGTGTTCACCTTCGACCGCCTCGTCACCGGGGCCGCCCGCGTGGTGTTCTCGGTGCTCGGCGTCGTGACGATGGTCCACCCCCAGCGGTTCGTGCAGGTCGGGGCGCTGGCAGTCATCGTCGCGCTGTACGTGATCCAGACGCTGACCGGCCGTCCGGACCCGGTCGGCGTGCTGACGAGTCTCTTCGGCAACGGGAGCAGCGAACCCGCGACCGCAGAGAAACAGGCCTGA
- a CDS encoding TAXI family TRAP transporter solute-binding subunit → MVDKDSLDRRDLLKGAATMGVITTAGCMGGGDGDGDGESYSVVIGGTSSGSSTQQAGQALAQAASRESDILDISVQVTDGWTANLYEFDSGNISSIGVDNNSLSKAMSESGPFADEPVDSLPMQGFVFTNLQIYWVAMEGSGIESTADIREGGYNIYPIQPGFGTRLLTEEVIKTAGAWEGNEILNLDTSDIAGAVEEGRADALCIYGANGINLSSWVQEVDVRSGGDLYAVPVDDEFRAAIEEVPGALLQEFEPYGWEQDVTKLTDTVTAWTLAGQWAFGPDVPAGATEEIARLSSEHWETIRESDPTALDHSDPETMTEAVIEDLEVHPGVAQFFKDNDVWNDSWTEGSTNE, encoded by the coding sequence ATGGTAGACAAAGACAGTCTTGACCGACGGGACCTGCTGAAAGGAGCGGCGACGATGGGCGTCATCACGACCGCCGGCTGTATGGGCGGCGGCGACGGTGACGGCGACGGCGAGAGTTACAGCGTCGTCATCGGGGGGACCTCCTCGGGGAGTTCGACCCAGCAGGCCGGTCAAGCACTGGCACAGGCAGCCAGCCGAGAGAGCGACATCCTCGACATCTCGGTCCAGGTGACCGACGGCTGGACGGCCAACCTCTACGAGTTCGACTCGGGGAACATCTCCTCGATCGGCGTCGACAACAACTCCCTCTCGAAGGCCATGAGCGAGTCCGGCCCGTTCGCCGACGAGCCGGTCGACAGCCTCCCGATGCAGGGGTTCGTCTTCACGAACCTCCAGATCTACTGGGTCGCGATGGAGGGCTCGGGCATCGAGTCCACCGCCGACATCCGCGAAGGTGGCTACAACATCTACCCGATCCAGCCCGGCTTCGGGACCCGCCTGCTGACCGAGGAAGTGATCAAGACCGCCGGCGCGTGGGAGGGCAACGAGATCCTCAACCTCGACACCTCCGACATCGCTGGCGCCGTCGAGGAGGGCCGTGCCGACGCGCTCTGTATCTACGGCGCGAACGGGATCAACCTCTCCAGCTGGGTACAGGAAGTCGACGTGCGGAGCGGAGGCGACCTCTACGCCGTCCCCGTCGACGACGAGTTCCGCGCGGCGATCGAGGAGGTCCCCGGGGCGCTCCTGCAGGAGTTCGAGCCCTACGGCTGGGAGCAGGACGTGACCAAACTGACCGACACCGTGACCGCGTGGACGCTGGCCGGCCAGTGGGCGTTCGGGCCGGACGTCCCCGCGGGCGCGACCGAAGAGATCGCCCGCCTCTCCAGCGAGCACTGGGAGACGATCCGCGAGTCCGACCCGACGGCGCTCGACCACTCCGACCCCGAGACGATGACCGAAGCGGTGATCGAGGACCTCGAGGTCCACCCCGGCGTCGCCCAGTTCTTCAAGGACAACGACGTCTGGAACGACTCGTGGACCGAAGGCTCCACTAACGAGTAG
- a CDS encoding cupredoxin domain-containing protein, which yields MSEVPESSRRRFVQYLGVAGAGLGMSGAMGSAAAQETVQTFKLSGVRSGWEGLEPESIAGTQNPTLEMSEVGGQYKIEWENGDGLTHNLVIINGDGDVLHRSDTVSTEGDSTSIEFTATEEMAEYYCEPHPSAMRGQIVVGDQSGGGGDYNTDYPDIKSDYDFGFVTHADGFVGITPSDIEGQVNPEITMTANQEYDAALVYGAERDDLNLAFVDDNDEAVAATGYVNDHGTESDVTFTATSEISAYIAEDASDTYRGPVTVEEAEGPSREEQIASLEEEADFVLDGITEGWGGLAPSSIEGTTNPTLEVEAGQEYTIGWINADGVPHNIAIWNDSDESLQSTENVTTQNQTQTMTFTASAETTQYVCEVHPTTMIGEINVTGLSTETAEPTEEPTEEPTDEPDDSTEEPTETSGPGFGGLSAIAGLGAAGAAAARRMSGSDDEE from the coding sequence ATGAGCGAAGTCCCTGAGAGTTCCCGTCGTCGGTTCGTGCAGTATCTCGGTGTCGCTGGCGCTGGCCTCGGCATGTCCGGTGCCATGGGCTCGGCTGCTGCCCAGGAGACGGTCCAGACGTTCAAGCTGAGCGGCGTCCGAAGCGGCTGGGAAGGTCTCGAACCGGAGAGCATCGCCGGAACCCAGAACCCGACCCTCGAGATGTCCGAGGTCGGCGGTCAGTACAAGATCGAGTGGGAGAACGGTGACGGCCTCACTCACAACCTCGTTATCATCAACGGTGACGGCGACGTCCTCCACCGGTCTGACACCGTCTCCACGGAAGGCGACTCGACGAGCATCGAGTTCACCGCCACCGAGGAGATGGCCGAGTACTACTGTGAGCCCCACCCGTCGGCCATGCGTGGCCAGATCGTCGTGGGCGACCAGAGCGGCGGCGGCGGCGACTACAACACCGACTACCCTGACATCAAGTCGGACTACGACTTCGGCTTCGTGACTCACGCCGACGGCTTCGTCGGCATCACCCCCTCGGACATCGAGGGCCAGGTGAACCCCGAGATCACGATGACCGCGAACCAGGAGTACGACGCGGCCCTGGTCTACGGTGCGGAGCGTGACGACCTCAACCTCGCCTTCGTCGACGACAACGACGAGGCGGTCGCCGCCACGGGCTACGTCAACGATCACGGCACCGAGTCCGACGTGACGTTCACGGCGACGTCCGAGATCTCCGCGTACATCGCCGAGGACGCCTCGGACACCTACCGCGGCCCCGTCACCGTCGAGGAGGCCGAGGGTCCGAGCCGCGAGGAACAGATCGCCTCGCTTGAGGAGGAAGCCGACTTCGTCCTCGACGGCATCACCGAGGGCTGGGGCGGCCTCGCTCCGTCCTCCATCGAGGGGACGACGAACCCGACGCTCGAAGTGGAGGCGGGGCAGGAGTACACCATCGGCTGGATCAACGCCGACGGCGTCCCGCACAACATCGCGATCTGGAACGACTCCGACGAGTCCCTCCAGTCCACGGAGAACGTCACCACTCAGAACCAGACCCAGACGATGACGTTCACGGCGTCGGCCGAGACGACTCAGTACGTCTGTGAGGTCCACCCGACCACGATGATCGGCGAGATCAACGTGACGGGTCTCTCGACGGAGACCGCCGAGCCGACGGAGGAGCCCACCGAGGAGCCGACCGACGAGCCCGACGACTCTACCGAGGAGCCGACCGAGACCAGCGGCCCCGGCTTCGGTGGCCTCTCGGCCATCGCCGGCCTCGGAGCCGCCGGTGCGGCCGCTGCCCGACGCATGAGTGGCAGCGACGACGAGGAGTAA
- a CDS encoding tyrosine-type recombinase/integrase, translating into MASRRPAAEVDAPVDYYLDDMEMHGRAERTQVAYERVLRRFESFLGDRSTTPGDAGHRDCLAWVHSLRGELSPSTVATYATTVNRFYDYMNRVGAFDANPMALVMEEMDESIEKDPERRDVDVATMGAFLSRIRQPLHHAVVLTLLKTGMRVGELCNLDCRDLRLSDPGLDGVELGGRPQLSGRGDAVYVDAAPTRGAVYNGERRTESNKRKRSTVIPVDDELREGLRRWLAIRPDTPSAADPLFVSTADEWGQRLSARSVRHYVRTYAEEMGWYETGAGAGENVTPHYFRHFFTTHLRDRTGDRGVVKYLRGDVASDVIDTYTHNWGDQVRETYLEHVYRFD; encoded by the coding sequence ATGGCGAGTAGGCGGCCCGCGGCGGAGGTAGACGCGCCTGTCGACTACTACTTGGACGACATGGAGATGCACGGCCGCGCCGAACGCACCCAGGTGGCCTACGAGCGCGTGCTGCGACGCTTCGAGTCGTTCCTCGGGGATCGGTCGACGACCCCCGGCGACGCCGGCCACCGTGACTGTCTGGCGTGGGTCCACTCGCTTCGCGGGGAACTCTCCCCGAGTACCGTAGCGACCTACGCGACGACGGTGAACCGCTTCTACGACTACATGAACCGCGTCGGCGCGTTCGACGCCAACCCGATGGCGCTGGTGATGGAGGAGATGGACGAGTCCATCGAGAAGGACCCCGAGCGCCGGGACGTCGACGTGGCGACGATGGGGGCGTTCCTCTCGCGGATCCGCCAGCCACTGCACCACGCCGTCGTGTTGACGCTGCTGAAGACGGGGATGCGTGTCGGGGAGCTCTGTAACCTCGACTGCCGGGACCTTCGCCTCTCGGACCCCGGCCTCGACGGCGTCGAACTGGGTGGTCGCCCGCAGCTATCGGGCCGGGGCGACGCCGTCTACGTCGACGCGGCCCCCACCCGTGGGGCCGTATACAACGGGGAACGGCGGACGGAGTCGAACAAGCGAAAGCGCTCGACGGTGATCCCCGTCGACGACGAACTCAGGGAGGGGCTGCGCCGCTGGCTGGCCATCCGGCCGGACACGCCGTCGGCCGCCGACCCGCTGTTCGTCTCGACGGCCGACGAGTGGGGCCAACGACTGAGTGCCCGCTCGGTTCGCCACTACGTCCGTACCTACGCCGAGGAGATGGGCTGGTACGAGACGGGCGCGGGAGCCGGCGAGAACGTCACCCCCCACTACTTCCGGCACTTCTTCACTACCCACCTCCGCGACCGTACCGGCGACCGAGGGGTGGTGAAGTACCTCCGGGGAGACGTAGCCAGCGACGTGATCGACACCTACACCCACAACTGGGGGGACCAGGTACGGGAAACCTACCTCGAACACGTCTACCGGTTCGACTGA
- a CDS encoding MaoC family dehydratase → MSDNSDADDAPTDHTATDGETNVVAGWHGRYFEDFEVGDVYKHPFGRTVTETDNVWMTNVTMNLNPMHFNEAYAAQTEFGERLVDGTFVIALAVGMSVIDVSVNATANLGYDRIRHHAPVFHGDTIFAESEVIAKRESDSRDHVGIVTTELRAFNQEGTKVLSMERTPMVLKRSHAEPSAEQPPGWPEGVGTQGGE, encoded by the coding sequence ATGTCCGACAACTCCGACGCCGACGACGCACCGACCGACCACACAGCGACCGACGGCGAGACCAACGTCGTCGCCGGCTGGCACGGCCGCTACTTCGAGGACTTCGAGGTCGGTGACGTGTACAAACACCCCTTCGGCCGGACCGTCACCGAGACGGACAACGTCTGGATGACGAACGTCACCATGAACCTCAACCCCATGCACTTCAACGAGGCCTACGCCGCCCAGACGGAGTTCGGCGAGCGCCTCGTCGACGGCACGTTCGTCATCGCGCTCGCGGTGGGGATGAGCGTCATCGACGTGTCGGTCAACGCCACCGCGAACCTCGGCTACGACCGGATCCGCCACCACGCGCCCGTGTTCCACGGCGACACCATCTTCGCCGAGAGCGAGGTCATCGCTAAACGCGAGAGCGACTCCCGGGACCACGTCGGCATCGTCACCACCGAGCTCCGTGCGTTCAATCAGGAGGGGACGAAGGTGCTCTCGATGGAGCGCACGCCGATGGTGCTCAAGCGCTCCCACGCCGAGCCGTCGGCCGAACAGCCCCCGGGCTGGCCCGAAGGGGTCGGCACGCAGGGTGGAGAATGA
- a CDS encoding acetyl-CoA hydrolase/transferase C-terminal domain-containing protein produces MTDRIADGLPTVDAEAAAEAIGTEDTVLVSGFGGVGYPKATLPAFAARDEDAALTVVSGGGVGQEVDDVLIEADKLARRYPFQTQAASREAINSREVAFHDRHISRVGDEVRLGEFGDPDVAVIEAVSVGEDWLVPSTSIGHTPSFVAAADRLIVEVNEAQPEELERVHDVFQRDLPPNRDPIPVTGATERVADARVPFDPEKLVAVVETEQADDPYEFRDPTDADLAIADNLGDFLEAEIERNPVLAESVYLQFGVGSLGNALMGELSGIDFGDREVVYFGEVFQDGLLDALDEDLLAGASATSLALSEAGQERLFDGIDRYADDVVLRSADVSNNPALIERFGVVGVNSAVDVDLYGNANATHIGGTDVVSGIGGGGDFNRNCRLGVIALPSTAAGGDVSRIVPQVPHVDHTEHDHSVIVTEHGVADLRGLSPDERMTALIEVADPSFRDELRAYHDRATAAPGHVPFDPETAFDWRD; encoded by the coding sequence ATGACCGACCGGATCGCCGACGGCCTCCCGACCGTCGACGCCGAAGCCGCCGCCGAGGCCATCGGTACCGAGGACACCGTGCTCGTCAGCGGCTTCGGCGGCGTCGGCTACCCCAAAGCGACGCTGCCGGCCTTCGCCGCCCGCGACGAGGACGCCGCCCTGACGGTCGTCTCCGGGGGCGGCGTCGGCCAGGAGGTCGACGACGTACTGATCGAGGCCGACAAACTCGCCCGGCGCTACCCGTTCCAGACCCAAGCGGCCTCCCGCGAGGCGATCAACAGCCGCGAGGTGGCGTTCCACGACCGCCACATCTCCCGGGTCGGCGACGAGGTCCGGCTGGGGGAGTTCGGCGACCCCGACGTGGCAGTGATCGAGGCGGTGAGCGTCGGCGAGGACTGGCTGGTCCCCTCGACCTCCATCGGCCACACGCCCTCCTTCGTCGCCGCGGCCGACCGGCTGATCGTCGAGGTCAACGAGGCCCAACCCGAGGAGTTGGAGCGCGTCCACGACGTCTTCCAGCGGGACCTCCCGCCGAACCGCGATCCGATCCCGGTCACGGGAGCGACCGAGCGCGTCGCCGACGCTCGGGTCCCGTTCGACCCCGAGAAACTCGTCGCCGTCGTCGAGACCGAGCAGGCCGACGACCCCTACGAGTTCCGGGACCCGACCGACGCGGACCTCGCCATCGCTGACAACCTCGGCGACTTCCTCGAAGCCGAAATCGAGCGCAACCCCGTGCTCGCCGAGTCGGTCTACCTCCAGTTCGGCGTCGGCAGCCTGGGCAACGCGCTGATGGGCGAACTGTCGGGCATCGACTTCGGCGACCGCGAGGTCGTCTACTTCGGTGAAGTGTTTCAAGACGGCCTCCTCGACGCGCTCGACGAGGACCTGCTCGCCGGCGCGAGCGCGACCTCCCTCGCACTCTCGGAGGCGGGCCAAGAGCGCCTGTTCGACGGCATCGACCGCTACGCCGACGACGTGGTGTTGCGCTCGGCGGACGTGTCGAACAACCCCGCGCTTATCGAGCGCTTCGGCGTCGTCGGCGTCAACAGTGCCGTCGACGTCGACCTCTACGGCAACGCCAACGCGACCCACATCGGCGGCACCGACGTGGTCAGCGGCATCGGCGGCGGCGGCGACTTCAACCGCAACTGCCGACTCGGCGTCATCGCGCTGCCGTCGACGGCCGCCGGCGGCGACGTGTCCCGGATCGTCCCGCAGGTGCCCCACGTCGACCACACCGAACACGACCACTCCGTGATCGTCACCGAACACGGCGTCGCCGACCTCCGGGGGCTGAGCCCCGACGAGCGGATGACCGCGCTGATCGAGGTGGCCGACCCGTCCTTCCGCGACGAACTCCGTGCGTACCACGACCGTGCGACAGCGGCGCCGGGGCACGTCCCGTTCGATCCGGAAACGGCCTTCGACTGGCGGGACTGA
- a CDS encoding amidohydrolase produces the protein MDELAVALWEEPELGLHEEHSSKLLRETLEEAGFDIEAGVGGMPTAFVASYEAGEGPTIGILGEYDALPGLSQSVGSERDPIEAGAPGHGCGHNLFGTAGVGAAIAVSRALDRDDAGGEIRFYGCPAEETLVGKTFMARAGVFDDLDAAITWHPSDHTAPQRGGSLALDSLAFHFEGESAHAAASPESGRSALDGVQLLNTGVEYMREHVPESVRIHYNVENGGDAPNVVPAEASVWYFVRAPTREGVERVTEWLREIADGAAAMSRTEVSERYYTGCHRLVSNGAICDTFRENMAELGEVEFDEAEHELAGELQETFPEGALADRLAEFEPPHAEAADGATLYSTPMDAFDEGDPGGGSTDVGDVSQITPTAQFRATTWALGTPAHSWQAVVANGDFGRTALPYVAKLLAGSALDLLTDEARLAAAREEFEQHVDGYETPLPEGTEPPFDLTQ, from the coding sequence ATGGACGAACTGGCGGTGGCGCTCTGGGAAGAACCGGAGTTGGGCCTCCACGAAGAGCACTCGAGCAAACTGCTCCGGGAGACGCTGGAGGAGGCAGGCTTCGACATCGAGGCGGGCGTGGGCGGGATGCCGACCGCGTTCGTCGCCAGCTACGAGGCGGGCGAGGGGCCGACGATCGGCATCCTCGGGGAGTACGACGCGCTTCCGGGCCTTTCCCAGTCGGTTGGCTCCGAACGCGACCCGATCGAGGCCGGTGCGCCAGGCCACGGCTGTGGCCACAACCTTTTCGGGACCGCGGGCGTGGGCGCCGCCATCGCGGTTTCCCGGGCGCTCGACCGGGACGACGCCGGTGGCGAGATCCGCTTCTACGGCTGTCCCGCCGAGGAGACGCTGGTCGGGAAGACGTTCATGGCCCGCGCTGGCGTGTTCGACGACCTCGACGCCGCCATCACGTGGCACCCGAGCGACCACACCGCTCCCCAGCGTGGCGGCTCGCTCGCACTCGACTCGCTTGCGTTCCACTTCGAGGGGGAGAGCGCCCACGCCGCGGCGTCGCCCGAATCCGGACGTTCGGCCCTCGACGGCGTCCAACTGCTCAACACCGGCGTCGAGTACATGCGTGAACACGTCCCCGAATCGGTGCGCATCCACTACAACGTCGAGAACGGCGGGGACGCACCGAACGTCGTGCCGGCGGAGGCGTCGGTGTGGTACTTCGTCCGCGCCCCCACTCGCGAGGGCGTCGAGCGCGTGACTGAGTGGCTCCGGGAGATCGCCGACGGCGCGGCCGCCATGAGCCGAACCGAGGTGAGCGAGCGCTACTACACGGGCTGTCACCGACTCGTCTCGAACGGCGCCATCTGTGACACGTTCCGGGAGAACATGGCCGAACTCGGGGAGGTCGAGTTCGACGAGGCCGAGCACGAACTGGCCGGCGAGTTGCAGGAGACGTTCCCCGAAGGGGCGCTCGCTGATCGACTCGCCGAGTTCGAACCCCCACACGCCGAGGCCGCCGACGGGGCCACGCTCTACAGCACCCCGATGGACGCCTTCGACGAGGGCGACCCCGGCGGTGGCTCGACCGACGTCGGCGACGTGAGCCAGATCACCCCCACCGCACAGTTCCGGGCGACGACCTGGGCACTCGGCACTCCGGCCCACTCGTGGCAGGCCGTCGTCGCCAACGGGGACTTCGGCCGGACCGCGCTCCCCTACGTCGCGAAACTGCTCGCCGGATCGGCTCTCGACCTGCTCACCGACGAGGCGCGACTCGCTGCCGCCCGCGAGGAGTTCGAGCAGCACGTCGACGGCTACGAGACGCCGTTGCCAGAAGGAACCGAACCACCGTTCGATCTCACGCAGTAA
- a CDS encoding acyl-CoA dehydrogenase family protein → MVEYFDDGLGLTAKQQAVRDAVGDICDRFDDSYWREHDKAGDYPHEFVEALADEGWLGVLLPEEYGGKGLGTPEAVAMMYEIARRGAGFSGAQTVHAAIYNSAPILNYGSDELKDELLPRVADGDAWIQCFSLTEPEAGSDSTAMTTRAVREGDEYVIDGEKLWTSRIDVSDYLVLAARTTPKEDVEKRTEGVSLFLVDIERARDAGQIELEEIDKTASGMVSSFRVTYDGLRVPAERLIGEEDRGFYHVLDGLNEERLVIAAEAVALGELAVEKGSAYASEREVFGGPIGANQGVQHPLAAAMARLQAAKRLTFDAAAHADERERKAVGAWANAAKYLAAEAAFDGADAAVQAHGGRGIDREYDVERYLREARLTRLVPITQELALNYLGENALSLPRSY, encoded by the coding sequence ATGGTGGAGTACTTCGACGACGGCCTCGGCCTCACCGCCAAGCAGCAGGCGGTCCGGGACGCCGTCGGCGATATCTGTGACCGGTTCGACGACAGCTACTGGCGCGAACACGACAAGGCGGGCGACTACCCCCACGAGTTCGTGGAGGCGCTCGCCGACGAGGGCTGGCTCGGCGTCCTCCTCCCCGAAGAGTACGGGGGGAAGGGGCTCGGGACTCCCGAGGCAGTCGCGATGATGTACGAGATAGCCCGCCGCGGTGCGGGGTTCAGCGGGGCCCAGACGGTCCATGCGGCCATCTACAACTCCGCGCCGATCCTGAACTACGGCAGCGACGAACTCAAGGATGAGCTCCTGCCGCGTGTCGCCGACGGCGACGCCTGGATCCAGTGTTTCAGCCTGACCGAGCCCGAGGCCGGCTCGGACTCAACGGCGATGACTACCCGAGCAGTCCGCGAGGGCGATGAGTACGTCATCGACGGCGAGAAGCTCTGGACATCCCGGATCGACGTGAGCGACTACCTCGTGCTCGCGGCGCGCACGACGCCCAAGGAGGACGTCGAGAAGCGCACGGAGGGCGTCTCGCTGTTCCTCGTCGACATCGAGCGAGCCCGCGACGCCGGCCAGATCGAGTTGGAGGAGATCGACAAGACCGCGAGCGGCATGGTCTCCTCGTTCCGCGTGACCTACGACGGCCTGCGCGTGCCCGCCGAGCGACTGATCGGCGAGGAGGACCGCGGCTTCTACCACGTGCTCGACGGCCTGAACGAGGAGCGCCTCGTCATCGCCGCCGAAGCCGTCGCACTCGGGGAACTGGCCGTCGAGAAGGGTTCGGCCTACGCGAGCGAACGCGAGGTGTTCGGCGGTCCCATCGGCGCCAACCAGGGGGTCCAACACCCGCTGGCGGCGGCGATGGCGCGGCTGCAAGCTGCCAAGCGGCTGACGTTCGACGCCGCCGCCCACGCCGACGAGCGCGAGCGAAAGGCCGTCGGCGCGTGGGCCAACGCGGCGAAGTACCTCGCCGCCGAGGCCGCCTTCGATGGCGCCGACGCGGCCGTACAGGCCCACGGCGGCCGCGGGATCGACCGCGAGTACGACGTGGAACGCTACCTCCGCGAGGCCCGCCTGACCCGGCTCGTGCCGATCACGCAGGAACTGGCACTCAACTACCTCGGCGAGAACGCGCTCTCGCTCCCCCGCTCATACTGA
- a CDS encoding DUF5805 domain-containing protein encodes MPGDADGTETVQVKTRVPAHQRAAWREAAEGLDMSQSEFVRTMVQAGRRGFEPADTPTSGSRPEEPASKGSNPRGEALEDRLREALHEEEAVGWDELVDSLLGDFEERLEAALQSADGVRYSGPKGGYVLDDGE; translated from the coding sequence ATGCCCGGCGACGCCGACGGGACGGAGACCGTCCAAGTGAAGACGCGAGTGCCCGCTCACCAACGAGCCGCGTGGCGCGAGGCCGCGGAGGGCCTCGACATGAGCCAGAGCGAGTTCGTGCGGACGATGGTGCAGGCGGGCCGGAGAGGCTTCGAGCCTGCCGATACACCGACTTCGGGCAGTAGACCCGAGGAACCCGCTTCCAAGGGCTCGAACCCCAGGGGGGAGGCCCTGGAAGACCGCCTCCGCGAGGCCCTCCACGAGGAGGAGGCGGTCGGCTGGGACGAACTGGTCGACTCGCTACTCGGGGACTTCGAGGAGCGCTTGGAGGCGGCGCTGCAGTCGGCCGACGGCGTTCGGTACAGCGGGCCGAAAGGTGGGTACGTCTTGGACGATGGCGAGTAG